From Brevibacillus marinus, a single genomic window includes:
- a CDS encoding NCS2 family permease has product MDRLLERLFGLQRAGTTAKQELLAGSVSFFTTVYIVVVNAAILADAGIPLEAGMIATVLAAASGCLLMAFCANQPLLLVPGMGINALFSYTLVHSLGLSWQEALAAVFTAGIIYAAVSFTALSRLLAAAIPSSLKAAISVGIGLFLTLIGLQKGGVIASRAGGYVALAPLDQPQVLLTLAGLLITLFVYLRRIPGGFLLSIAAGTLLAALAGQLDLTGWAKQSSLSAAAYGTLFASLSFGKIASLSFWIAAFSLALVVILENIGVIHSQLQLLGKPQAMERAMRAGAISVLTCGWWGTSPTVSAAESVAGIAAGGKTGLTALTTGLLFLGSLLLLPVATLIPDSAIAPVLVVVGGLMMQGGKNLPFDDLSEWFPAFLTIALIPFSHSIVDGMGFGFIAYPLLKLLVGKGRDVSVPLYAIAGLFLLYFLLQAVGV; this is encoded by the coding sequence AAACAGGAGCTGCTCGCAGGCAGTGTTTCCTTTTTTACGACGGTGTACATCGTCGTGGTCAATGCTGCCATCCTGGCCGACGCCGGCATCCCGCTGGAAGCGGGGATGATCGCGACCGTGCTGGCCGCGGCAAGCGGCTGCCTCTTGATGGCCTTTTGCGCCAACCAACCGCTCTTGCTGGTTCCCGGCATGGGCATCAACGCCCTCTTTTCCTACACGCTGGTCCATTCGCTGGGATTGAGCTGGCAGGAAGCGCTGGCCGCCGTTTTCACGGCGGGAATCATCTACGCAGCGGTCTCGTTTACCGCTCTCTCCCGGCTGCTCGCCGCTGCCATTCCTTCATCCTTGAAGGCGGCGATCAGCGTGGGCATCGGTCTGTTCCTCACCTTGATCGGTCTGCAAAAGGGCGGCGTGATCGCCTCGCGCGCAGGCGGCTATGTCGCGCTGGCGCCGCTCGATCAGCCGCAGGTGCTGCTCACGCTGGCCGGCTTGCTGATCACGCTGTTTGTCTATCTCCGGCGGATCCCCGGCGGCTTCCTGCTCAGCATCGCGGCGGGCACGCTGCTGGCGGCCCTGGCCGGACAGCTTGACCTGACGGGATGGGCAAAGCAAAGCAGCCTTTCCGCGGCGGCGTACGGCACGCTCTTTGCCTCGCTCTCGTTTGGCAAAATTGCTTCGCTCAGCTTCTGGATCGCCGCATTTTCACTGGCCCTGGTGGTGATCCTGGAAAACATCGGGGTGATCCACAGCCAGCTTCAACTGTTGGGCAAACCGCAAGCAATGGAGCGAGCGATGCGCGCTGGCGCAATCTCCGTGCTCACCTGCGGCTGGTGGGGGACCAGTCCCACCGTCTCGGCGGCAGAAAGCGTGGCCGGCATCGCCGCAGGCGGCAAAACCGGGCTCACCGCGCTGACCACCGGTCTGTTGTTTCTCGGTTCCTTGCTCCTGCTGCCGGTCGCCACGCTGATTCCGGACAGCGCGATCGCCCCTGTCCTGGTCGTCGTCGGGGGACTGATGATGCAGGGCGGAAAAAACCTGCCCTTTGACGATCTGTCCGAGTGGTTTCCCGCCTTTTTGACGATCGCGCTGATCCCGTTCAGCCACAGCATTGTCGACGGAATGGGCTTTGGCTTCATCGCCTATCCGCTGCTCAAGCTGCTCGTGGGCAAAGGACGGGATGTGTCCGTCCCGCTGTACGCGATCGCCGGCTTGTTTCTCCTCTATTTTCTGCTTCAAGCGGTGGGCGTGTAA
- a CDS encoding 5'-methylthioadenosine/adenosylhomocysteine nucleosidase: MRIGIIGAMDEEIALYQTAMRETAAVVKAGITYRQGELAGQSVVLCKSGVGKVNASVCTQILIDQFQVDRVIFTGVAGAVHPQLEIGDLVISTDCLQHDVDVTALGFQPGQIPFQDKWIWEADAELIRLAVAAGEKLGQGIRVVQGRILSGDQFLADREKVNRLFEQFEAACTEMEGAAVAQVCAMNGIPFVIVRSMSDKADGSAHVNFAEFSKLAAQRSYAIVTEMLKQLQPQPAPVIVYSTKGCSDCELVKSYLQEKGIAFEVRDVLERQEYRDEVERFGFLGVPVTAVGSKAVKGYNPAELDQLLRELGG, translated from the coding sequence ATGCGCATCGGAATTATCGGCGCGATGGACGAGGAGATCGCGCTGTATCAAACGGCGATGAGGGAAACTGCCGCGGTTGTCAAAGCGGGGATCACCTATCGGCAGGGGGAATTGGCCGGGCAGTCGGTGGTGCTGTGCAAGTCGGGTGTGGGTAAGGTAAACGCCAGCGTCTGCACGCAAATTCTGATCGATCAGTTTCAGGTGGACCGCGTCATTTTTACGGGCGTGGCCGGCGCTGTTCATCCGCAGTTGGAGATCGGCGACCTGGTGATCTCCACCGATTGTCTGCAGCATGACGTCGATGTGACGGCACTTGGCTTTCAACCAGGCCAGATTCCCTTTCAGGACAAGTGGATCTGGGAGGCGGACGCGGAACTGATCCGTCTCGCCGTCGCCGCCGGCGAGAAGCTCGGGCAAGGAATCCGCGTCGTTCAGGGGCGGATTCTCTCCGGCGACCAGTTCCTCGCCGATCGGGAAAAAGTGAATCGGTTGTTCGAGCAGTTTGAAGCGGCCTGCACGGAGATGGAGGGCGCGGCGGTGGCCCAGGTTTGCGCGATGAACGGCATTCCCTTCGTGATCGTCCGGTCGATGTCGGACAAGGCGGACGGTTCCGCTCATGTCAACTTTGCCGAATTCAGCAAACTGGCGGCGCAGCGTTCGTATGCGATTGTCACGGAGATGCTGAAACAGCTGCAACCGCAGCCGGCCCCGGTCATCGTCTACTCGACCAAGGGCTGCAGCGACTGTGAACTGGTGAAGAGCTACCTGCAGGAAAAAGGGATTGCCTTTGAAGTCCGCGATGTGCTGGAGCGGCAGGAATACCGCGATGAAGTGGAGCGCTTCGGGTTTCTCGGCGTGCCGGTGACCGCGGTCGGAAGCAAAGCGGTCAAGGGCTACAACCCGGCGGAATTGGATCAACTGCTGCGCGAGCTGGGCGGGTGA
- the ccpA gene encoding catabolite control protein A has product MPITIYDVAREAGVSMATVSRVVNGNPNVKPTTRKKVLAAIERLGYRPNAVARGLASKKTTTVGVIIPDISSLFFAELARGIEDIATMYKYNIILCNSDQRLEKELQLINTLLEKQVDGLLFMGAEVKDAHLQVLSTASAPVVLAATRDVESSLPSVTIDHFQAAYDATRLLIDGGNRRIAMITGPLKDPLGGLLRFEGYKQALADAGIAYDEQLVARGNYQYNAGLNAMKEFLELAQPPTAVFAASDEMAIGAIHAVLDAGLRVPDDIEVVGFDNVRLAEMVRPRLTSVVQPMYDIGAVAMRLLTKFMNKEHVDQRIVVLPHRIEIRESTRPQAKERKRDS; this is encoded by the coding sequence ATGCCGATAACCATCTATGATGTAGCCAGGGAAGCAGGCGTTTCGATGGCCACGGTTTCCCGTGTCGTCAACGGCAACCCCAACGTAAAACCGACCACGCGAAAAAAAGTGCTGGCGGCAATCGAGCGCCTGGGCTACCGGCCGAACGCAGTGGCCAGAGGCTTGGCCAGCAAAAAGACAACCACGGTCGGCGTGATCATACCCGACATCTCCAGCCTGTTTTTTGCCGAGCTTGCACGGGGAATTGAAGACATTGCCACCATGTACAAATACAACATCATTCTGTGCAACTCCGACCAGCGGTTGGAAAAAGAACTGCAGTTGATCAACACGCTGCTGGAGAAACAGGTGGACGGGCTCTTGTTCATGGGCGCGGAAGTAAAAGACGCGCATCTGCAGGTGCTGTCGACAGCTTCCGCTCCGGTCGTCCTGGCCGCGACCCGCGACGTGGAAAGCTCGCTGCCGTCGGTGACGATTGACCACTTTCAGGCGGCCTATGACGCGACCCGCCTGTTGATTGACGGCGGCAACCGGCGGATCGCGATGATTACCGGCCCGCTCAAAGATCCGCTGGGCGGTTTGCTCCGTTTTGAAGGTTACAAGCAGGCGCTGGCCGACGCCGGCATCGCCTACGATGAACAGCTGGTGGCGCGGGGCAACTACCAGTACAATGCGGGACTGAACGCGATGAAAGAGTTTCTTGAGCTGGCGCAGCCGCCTACGGCGGTGTTTGCCGCGAGTGACGAGATGGCGATCGGCGCCATCCACGCCGTTCTCGATGCCGGACTGCGCGTGCCGGACGACATCGAAGTGGTCGGCTTTGACAACGTGCGCCTGGCCGAGATGGTGCGACCGCGGCTGACCAGCGTGGTGCAGCCGATGTACGACATCGGCGCGGTGGCGATGCGCCTGTTGACCAAGTTCATGAACAAAGAACACGTCGACCAGCGGATTGTCGTCCTGCCGCACCGCATCGAAATCCGGGAGAGCACGCGTCCGCAAGCGAAGGAACGAAAAAGAGACAGCTGA
- a CDS encoding bifunctional 3-deoxy-7-phosphoheptulonate synthase/chorismate mutase, producing the protein MSNEQIESLRQQIDEINLKLLELISRRAELVQELGKEKLKQGINRFDPERERAMLNLLVEHNNGPFSDDTVRHLFKQIFKASLELQKDDNKKVLLVSRKKQQENTVITVKGVAFGGPTPLMIAGPCSVESYEQVRQVAENHVKQGLRVLRGGAFKPRTSPYDFQGLGIEGLEILKRIGEEFNLVTISEIVNPNDIELATQYIDVIQIGARNMQNFELLKAAGRVNHPVLLKRGLSATIEEFIYAAEYIVSEGNTQVMLCERGIRTFEKATRNTLDISAVPLLKQETHLPVFVDVTHSTGRRDLLLPTAKAGLAVGADGIMIEVHPDPDVALSDAKQQVTIPQFNEILEELYKSGLYQKETAAVR; encoded by the coding sequence GTGAGCAACGAGCAAATCGAATCGTTACGGCAGCAGATCGACGAGATCAATCTCAAATTACTGGAGCTGATCAGCCGGCGGGCGGAGCTCGTTCAGGAACTGGGCAAGGAGAAGCTGAAGCAGGGGATCAACCGCTTTGATCCCGAGCGTGAACGTGCGATGCTCAACCTGTTGGTGGAACATAACAATGGACCGTTTAGCGACGACACCGTGCGCCATTTGTTCAAGCAAATTTTCAAGGCGTCGCTTGAACTGCAGAAGGACGACAACAAGAAAGTGCTCTTGGTCAGCCGCAAAAAGCAGCAGGAAAACACGGTGATCACGGTAAAAGGCGTTGCGTTTGGCGGCCCGACCCCGCTGATGATCGCCGGTCCGTGTTCCGTGGAAAGCTACGAACAAGTGCGGCAGGTCGCGGAAAACCACGTGAAGCAAGGGTTGCGCGTCCTGCGCGGCGGCGCGTTCAAACCGCGTACCTCGCCCTATGACTTCCAGGGGCTCGGCATTGAGGGATTGGAGATTCTGAAACGGATCGGCGAAGAGTTCAATCTCGTCACGATCAGCGAAATTGTCAACCCCAATGATATCGAGCTGGCAACTCAATACATCGACGTCATCCAGATCGGCGCCCGCAACATGCAGAACTTTGAACTGCTAAAAGCGGCGGGGCGGGTCAACCACCCGGTTCTGCTGAAACGCGGACTGTCGGCGACGATCGAAGAATTCATTTACGCCGCGGAATACATCGTCTCGGAAGGGAACACGCAGGTCATGCTCTGTGAGCGCGGCATTCGCACCTTTGAAAAAGCGACCCGCAACACGCTGGACATTTCCGCTGTGCCGCTGTTGAAGCAGGAGACGCACCTGCCGGTCTTCGTCGACGTGACCCACTCCACGGGACGGCGCGATCTGCTCCTGCCGACGGCCAAAGCCGGCTTGGCGGTAGGCGCGGACGGGATCATGATCGAGGTTCACCCCGATCCGGATGTCGCCTTGTCCGATGCCAAGCAGCAGGTGACGATCCCGCAGTTCAACGAGATCCTGGAAGAGCTGTACAAATCCGGTCTCTACCAAAAAGAGACGGCCGCTGTCCGGTAA
- a CDS encoding cell division protein FtsA has product MSHEAAEANTIFALDIGTRSVIGLIVEPDGEHFKLIDWEIQEHDERSMLDGQIHDVVAVAKVIEQVKNRFVEKHGPLKKVAVAAAGRSLRTRRVKVEMEITHRPSLTRDDVLTLEFSALQEAQAELAKELHEQDATRYYCVGYSVVNYYLDDEVIGSLIDQRGDKAGIDVIATFLPRVVVDSLLAALKRCDLELQALTLEPIAAINVLIPVTMRRLNIALVDIGAGTSDIALTAEGAITAYGMVPVAGDEITDALMNAFLLDFSVAESVKRKLLHDEPIQLQDILGMEHTLSREEIVQAIEPEIERLAGKIAEKILELNGKPPQAVMLIGGGSLTPKLPEKLAACLKLPVNRVAVRGADAIQQVSGSQLSGPEYVTPLGIAVAARKQPLQYMTVTVNEKQVRIFDLRQVSVGDAVLLAGVDIRRLYGRPGLAKTVTLNGRMRIIPGGHGTGPVILRNGEQTQLDAPLADGDVITVVPGQDGAEAEATIAQLLDEVDTLDVTVNGKPLSLAPVAVVNGQPYPLDAPLQDRDQIEVRLPRTVGEALHQAGLLAAPGRIEETRYIRVTLNGQRVTIPQTQVRLSLNGKPASTADRVRSGDEVTYAVESLPLPTIKELSPPEDWGHLAIRVTFNGQPVTIPTTRLAITMDGKTVSEDTVVQDGAVISISLTQGPPPVFNDVFRYVEADLQPPAREGQMRLRTTVNGEPASFQTPLQDGDALELYWE; this is encoded by the coding sequence TTGTCACACGAAGCAGCAGAAGCAAACACCATTTTTGCCCTGGATATCGGCACTCGCAGCGTCATCGGGCTGATCGTCGAGCCGGACGGCGAGCATTTCAAACTGATCGACTGGGAAATCCAGGAACACGACGAGCGCTCGATGCTGGACGGTCAGATTCACGATGTGGTCGCTGTGGCGAAAGTGATTGAACAGGTGAAGAACCGCTTCGTGGAAAAGCACGGCCCGCTGAAAAAAGTGGCGGTCGCTGCTGCCGGGCGGTCGCTGCGCACGCGGCGGGTCAAAGTGGAGATGGAGATCACGCACCGCCCCAGTTTAACCCGCGACGATGTCCTGACGCTGGAGTTCTCCGCCCTGCAGGAAGCGCAGGCGGAGCTGGCCAAGGAGCTGCACGAGCAGGATGCCACCCGTTACTACTGCGTCGGCTACAGTGTCGTCAACTACTACCTCGATGACGAGGTCATCGGCAGCCTGATCGATCAGCGCGGCGACAAAGCCGGCATTGACGTGATTGCCACCTTTTTGCCGCGCGTCGTCGTCGATTCGCTGCTCGCCGCCCTGAAGCGCTGCGATCTGGAGCTGCAGGCCCTGACGCTGGAGCCGATCGCGGCGATCAACGTGCTGATCCCAGTCACCATGCGACGGCTCAACATCGCCCTGGTCGACATCGGTGCCGGGACATCCGACATCGCGCTGACCGCAGAGGGGGCGATTACGGCTTACGGCATGGTGCCGGTGGCCGGCGACGAGATAACCGACGCCTTGATGAACGCCTTTCTGCTCGATTTTTCGGTCGCGGAAAGCGTGAAGCGAAAACTGCTGCACGACGAGCCGATCCAGCTGCAGGACATCCTGGGGATGGAACACACCTTGTCGCGGGAGGAGATCGTGCAGGCGATCGAGCCGGAGATTGAGCGGCTCGCCGGCAAGATCGCGGAAAAAATCCTCGAGCTGAACGGCAAACCGCCGCAAGCGGTCATGCTCATCGGCGGCGGCAGTCTGACGCCGAAACTGCCGGAAAAGCTGGCCGCCTGCCTGAAGCTGCCGGTCAACCGCGTGGCCGTGCGGGGGGCGGACGCGATTCAGCAGGTCAGCGGCAGCCAGCTCAGCGGTCCCGAATACGTCACCCCGCTCGGCATCGCCGTCGCCGCGCGCAAACAGCCGCTGCAATACATGACCGTTACGGTAAACGAGAAGCAGGTCCGCATCTTCGATTTGCGCCAGGTGAGCGTCGGCGACGCCGTGTTGCTGGCGGGCGTGGACATCCGCCGCCTGTACGGCCGCCCCGGGCTGGCCAAGACGGTCACGCTGAACGGCCGCATGCGGATCATCCCGGGCGGCCACGGCACCGGCCCGGTCATCCTGCGAAACGGCGAGCAGACCCAGTTGGACGCGCCGCTTGCCGACGGGGACGTGATTACCGTCGTCCCCGGACAAGATGGCGCGGAAGCGGAAGCGACGATTGCCCAGCTGCTCGACGAAGTGGACACGCTCGACGTGACCGTCAACGGCAAACCGCTCTCCCTCGCTCCCGTAGCTGTGGTCAACGGCCAACCGTATCCGCTCGACGCACCCTTGCAGGACCGCGACCAGATTGAGGTGCGTCTGCCGCGCACCGTCGGAGAAGCGCTGCATCAGGCCGGTCTGCTGGCGGCTCCCGGGAGAATCGAGGAAACCCGTTACATCCGGGTCACGCTCAACGGCCAGCGCGTAACCATCCCGCAAACACAGGTGCGGCTCTCGTTGAACGGCAAACCGGCAAGCACTGCCGATCGCGTCCGCAGCGGCGATGAAGTGACCTATGCGGTGGAATCGCTGCCGCTGCCGACGATCAAAGAGCTGTCGCCGCCGGAAGACTGGGGCCACCTGGCGATCCGCGTCACCTTTAACGGCCAGCCGGTGACGATTCCCACCACGCGGCTCGCCATCACGATGGACGGCAAAACGGTCAGCGAGGATACCGTGGTGCAGGATGGCGCCGTCATCAGCATCTCGCTGACGCAGGGCCCGCCTCCCGTTTTCAACGATGTCTTTCGCTACGTGGAGGCGGATCTGCAGCCGCCCGCCCGTGAGGGGCAGATGCGCCTGCGCACGACGGTGAACGGCGAGCCCGCCTCCTTTCAGACGCCGCTCCAGGACGGCGACGCGCTGGAGCTCTACTGGGAGTGA
- the ytxJ gene encoding bacillithiol system redox-active protein YtxJ, protein MASLTQLHSIEQLEEFVKQPGKRLLFKHSTICPISSAAHDELTAFLAEHEIPAAVVWVREDRPVSNHIAERFGIQHESPQIFLLEDGSVKWHTSHWKITKQAIAEAVQA, encoded by the coding sequence ATGGCATCATTGACGCAGCTACATTCGATCGAGCAGCTGGAGGAGTTCGTCAAGCAGCCGGGCAAGCGGCTCTTGTTCAAACACAGCACGATTTGCCCCATCAGTTCGGCGGCACACGACGAATTGACCGCGTTTCTGGCGGAACACGAGATTCCGGCGGCGGTTGTCTGGGTGCGGGAAGATCGCCCCGTCTCCAACCATATTGCCGAACGGTTCGGAATTCAACACGAATCGCCGCAGATTTTCCTGCTCGAGGACGGCAGCGTGAAGTGGCATACGTCCCACTGGAAGATTACCAAACAGGCGATTGCGGAAGCTGTGCAGGCCTGA
- a CDS encoding YjcZ family sporulation protein yields the protein MSSIFNGDFDDFVIVLVLFILLVIVGASED from the coding sequence ATGAGCAGCATTTTCAATGGTGATTTCGACGATTTCGTGATTGTGCTGGTTCTTTTCATCCTGTTGGTAATCGTCGGCGCATCTGAGGACTAA
- a CDS encoding aminopeptidase encodes MKDPRLEKLADNLVNYSVRVQPGEHVLIYAVGDVSDLVKAVIQKVYAAGGHPYVQLVNPAIQRELLLQVKEEQLALMREAEVSFMQKMDCYIGIRGGDNINELSDVPSERMSMYSRLLQRPVLDVRVPQTKWVILRYPNPSMAQLANMSTEAFEDFYFKVCNLDYSKMSRAMDNLVALMEQTDKVRITGPGTDLTFSIKGIPAVKCAGHFNIPDGEVFTAPVKTSVNGVISYNTPSPYQGYTFENVRLTFRDGKIIEATANNTERLNKILDEDEGARYVGEFAIGLNPHIQNPMKDILFDEKIDGSFHFTPGQSYDEAPNGNKSSVHWDLVAIQRPEWGGGEIYFDDRLIRKDGRFVIPELEPLNPEHLK; translated from the coding sequence ATGAAAGATCCGCGGTTAGAAAAACTTGCCGACAATCTGGTGAACTACTCCGTTCGCGTCCAACCGGGCGAACATGTGCTGATCTACGCTGTCGGCGATGTGTCCGATCTGGTCAAGGCGGTCATTCAGAAGGTGTACGCGGCGGGCGGCCATCCATACGTGCAGCTGGTCAACCCGGCGATCCAACGGGAACTGCTGCTGCAGGTTAAGGAAGAGCAGCTCGCGCTGATGCGGGAAGCGGAAGTCAGCTTTATGCAAAAGATGGACTGCTACATCGGCATTCGCGGCGGAGACAACATCAACGAACTGTCGGACGTCCCCAGCGAACGGATGAGCATGTATTCCCGCCTGCTGCAGCGGCCGGTGCTGGATGTGCGGGTCCCGCAGACCAAATGGGTCATCCTCCGCTATCCCAACCCGTCGATGGCCCAGCTGGCCAACATGAGCACGGAGGCTTTTGAAGATTTTTACTTCAAGGTATGCAACCTGGACTACAGCAAAATGTCGCGGGCGATGGACAACCTCGTCGCGCTGATGGAGCAGACGGACAAAGTCCGCATTACCGGTCCGGGAACCGATCTCACCTTTTCGATCAAGGGAATCCCGGCGGTCAAATGCGCCGGCCACTTCAACATCCCGGACGGGGAAGTGTTTACCGCGCCCGTGAAAACCTCGGTCAACGGCGTGATCAGCTACAACACACCCTCCCCTTATCAGGGGTACACCTTTGAAAACGTGCGGCTGACCTTTCGCGACGGCAAAATTATCGAGGCGACGGCCAACAACACCGAACGGCTCAACAAAATCTTGGATGAAGACGAAGGAGCCCGCTACGTCGGCGAATTCGCGATCGGACTTAACCCGCACATTCAAAACCCGATGAAGGACATTCTGTTTGACGAGAAAATCGACGGCAGCTTTCACTTTACGCCCGGGCAGTCCTATGACGAAGCGCCCAACGGAAACAAGTCCTCGGTTCACTGGGATCTGGTGGCGATCCAGCGGCCGGAATGGGGCGGCGGCGAAATCTACTTCGACGACCGCTTGATCCGCAAAGACGGACGATTCGTCATTCCGGAACTGGAGCCGCTCAATCCCGAGCACTTGAAGTAA
- a CDS encoding S1C family serine protease codes for MRRKKLTSVAHHRYPAKSSLHPYNFFVPLVDQVKDSVVSIITEGSPVSSDLKQFINQLLDSQNPNELLKERSFGSGFIIHPEGYILTSEHVINKSKKILVKTWNGRVYQAQPVVYDSNRDYAILKIAAERKLRPLPLGSSRTTQVGEWVIGIGAPLGLENSVTAGIISAKNRRLHVAKRIYEEVLQTDAAINPGNSGGPLINLHGEVIGMNAFIIQSSQCLGFAIGIDALKPYLRDFY; via the coding sequence TTGAGGCGAAAGAAATTGACCAGCGTCGCGCATCACAGGTATCCCGCGAAAAGCAGCCTTCACCCATACAATTTTTTCGTACCTCTGGTAGACCAGGTGAAAGACAGCGTCGTATCGATTATCACGGAGGGATCTCCCGTTTCGTCCGATCTGAAACAGTTTATCAACCAGCTGTTGGACAGCCAGAACCCGAATGAGTTATTGAAAGAACGCAGTTTCGGGTCGGGATTTATCATTCACCCCGAGGGGTACATTTTGACCAGTGAACACGTGATCAACAAGTCGAAAAAAATCTTGGTGAAAACGTGGAACGGCCGCGTCTATCAAGCTCAGCCCGTCGTGTACGATTCCAACCGGGATTACGCCATTCTCAAAATCGCTGCCGAACGCAAGCTGCGCCCGCTGCCGCTCGGCAGTTCCCGAACCACTCAGGTCGGCGAGTGGGTGATCGGCATCGGCGCGCCACTCGGCTTGGAAAATTCGGTCACGGCAGGGATTATCAGCGCCAAAAACCGGCGCTTGCACGTGGCGAAACGGATCTATGAAGAAGTGCTGCAGACCGACGCGGCGATTAACCCGGGAAACAGCGGCGGTCCGCTGATTAATCTGCACGGCGAAGTGATCGGGATGAATGCGTTCATCATCCAGTCCAGTCAGTGTCTGGGCTTTGCGATCGGGATCGACGCGCTGAAACCCTATTTGCGAGATTTTTACTAA
- a CDS encoding DUF2325 domain-containing protein has product MSTILLIGGDRLGNIVNLLQEMGFQHIYHITGRKSSQTSIKIPNGVQLILVFTDFVNHNLAKRIKSQAKERQMPILFCKRSCAAIVKALQQVA; this is encoded by the coding sequence ATGTCAACCATTCTGCTGATTGGTGGCGACCGCCTCGGAAATATTGTCAACTTGCTGCAGGAGATGGGATTTCAGCATATCTACCACATCACAGGGCGGAAAAGCTCGCAAACAAGCATTAAGATTCCCAATGGTGTTCAATTAATCTTGGTGTTTACCGATTTTGTCAATCACAATCTGGCCAAGCGGATCAAATCTCAGGCCAAGGAGCGGCAGATGCCCATCCTATTCTGCAAGCGATCCTGCGCGGCGATCGTGAAAGCCTTGCAGCAGGTGGCCTGA
- a CDS encoding pyridoxal phosphate-dependent aminotransferase, with protein sequence MRIRPASMIHQLPTQFFSSLVAKVNKAIAEGHDIINLGQGNPDLPTPPHIVEELQKQAANPLHHKYPPFQGRRELKEAVAHWYNQEFGVELDPEEEVAILFGSKTGLVEICQVLLDPGDVALVPDPGYPDYWSGVAISGGRMVMMPLRRENQFLPDYGELQPSDLERAKLMFLNYPNNPTAVNAPLEFFAETVRFARRHEIVVCHDFAYGAISFDGKKPVSFLQTPGAKEVGVEFYTLSKTYNMAGWRVGAMVGNRELVRLINLIQDHYFVSLFGAVQMAAARAMTDSQDCVRELVNIYESRRNALFDSLRRIGWEASPSQGSFFAWLPVPNQMGSAQFAELLLEKAHVVVAPGIGFGEHGEHYVRVALLTSEERLLEAVERVARLNLFSAVR encoded by the coding sequence ATGCGGATCAGACCTGCTTCCATGATCCATCAGTTACCAACGCAATTTTTTTCTTCATTGGTCGCCAAGGTGAACAAAGCCATAGCGGAAGGACACGACATCATCAACCTCGGGCAGGGCAATCCCGATTTGCCGACTCCCCCGCACATCGTGGAGGAGCTGCAAAAACAGGCGGCCAATCCGCTGCACCACAAGTACCCCCCGTTTCAGGGGAGGCGCGAATTGAAGGAAGCGGTGGCCCATTGGTACAACCAGGAGTTCGGGGTGGAGCTTGATCCGGAGGAGGAAGTGGCCATCTTGTTTGGCAGCAAGACCGGGCTGGTGGAGATCTGTCAGGTCCTGCTTGATCCGGGCGACGTGGCGCTCGTACCCGATCCCGGTTATCCCGACTACTGGTCTGGCGTGGCGATTTCCGGCGGCCGCATGGTGATGATGCCGCTGCGCCGGGAAAATCAATTCTTGCCCGACTACGGCGAACTGCAGCCGTCAGACCTGGAGCGGGCCAAACTGATGTTCCTCAACTACCCGAACAATCCAACAGCGGTCAATGCGCCGCTTGAGTTTTTCGCGGAGACTGTCCGATTTGCCCGGCGGCACGAGATTGTCGTCTGTCACGATTTCGCCTATGGGGCGATCAGCTTCGACGGCAAGAAGCCGGTCAGCTTCCTGCAGACCCCCGGGGCGAAAGAAGTGGGTGTCGAGTTTTACACCCTGTCCAAAACCTATAACATGGCCGGCTGGCGTGTCGGCGCGATGGTTGGCAACCGCGAACTGGTGCGCCTGATCAACCTGATTCAGGATCACTATTTTGTCAGTTTGTTCGGGGCGGTGCAGATGGCCGCCGCCCGGGCGATGACCGACTCGCAAGATTGTGTCCGCGAACTGGTCAACATTTACGAAAGCAGACGGAATGCGTTGTTCGACAGTTTGCGCAGGATTGGCTGGGAGGCGTCGCCTTCGCAGGGTTCCTTCTTTGCTTGGCTGCCGGTGCCGAATCAGATGGGATCTGCGCAATTTGCCGAACTGCTGCTGGAAAAAGCGCATGTCGTCGTCGCCCCGGGGATCGGTTTTGGCGAGCACGGCGAACATTACGTGCGGGTCGCCCTGCTCACTTCGGAAGAGCGGCTGCTGGAAGCGGTGGAGCGGGTCGCCCGGTTAAATCTGTTTTCAGCCGTGCGCTAG